A region of the Nitrospirota bacterium genome:
TTGTTCTTCATCTGGATTTCAGCACCTATGCCTGCGAACTGTCCGGACTCGATCGTATGCTCAGCCTGGACCATATCCGGGTTCAGAAAGCCGCTGTGCCCCGTGTCGCCCAGGGAATCGACCATGCCCGCAATTGCGCCGTAGGTCATGCTTCGCGGCTTCACGCTGGGACGGTCCACGTAGTTTTGTTCAATCGCGTTCCAGGCCTCGGCCATCAGGCGAAAGTCGGAGGCTGCCTCCGGGGGTACGAACGAAGGCGGATAGGGGTCAGGGAGAATATAGGCATGCAGCACGGCGCCGATCAGCAGCCCTGCGGCCAGCATAAGCAGCAGGGACCCTGTGCCCCTTGCATTGACGAGACGGTTCTGTTTGTCCATAAGGATCCTTCCCCGTGCCGGCAGGTTACCTGATCTCCCTGTCAGTCCTTCGCTATGGTGACCGAATAATCCACGCCTTCCCATTTTGTAGCGGCCGGCCAGTAGATCGTGAAAAAGACCATGCTCCCGGAAGGAAGATCTTTCGTAGACAGGTCTGCCACGTGAACTCCAAGGCCCGTATCGCGAGTCCGCTGGTCCCGCGTCGTCTGCCAGGAGTCCGCACTCCAGTGGATCATGGCTGGTTGCAGCACTTCGATGCGCAATGTCCTTCCCGCTTTCATAGCGTGGATCTTGTGGTTATAACTCCATCGGGAAAGGAGAGATTCTCTCTTCTCGTCCTGGTATCGCTGAACGGTCTGGGGCGGCGTGTCGAACACGCGGCCATCGTGCAGGGACCGTCTCAGTTTAACGTATTCGGAATGGGCCCAGACCAGCGGCATGGCCGAGCCCGACGGCTTGCCGAAGAAAAGTTCCTTTTTGGGGATATCCGGGGCGTCCCAAACCTGCTCGGGCAACATTCCTCCCTCGTTGGCAAAGGCCTCCATCGTCAGTTTGAGCTGCTCCGCTTCGGTGCGGCGGCCTGCCGCGAGTTCATAATGGGCGCGTTCACCCGTGAGAAGCGGCCATGCCCTTCCCGTGCCTGTGCCGTCGAAGGGAGAACCGTCCGCATGTTCTCCGTAGCCGTCGTCGTTGTACCGGTGCCAGGAAGGACCGTTGGGCGTCTTCACTTTCAACAGTGCATCAATGACCTTCACGGTGTTCACGATGCGCGGATCATCGGCTGCACGCAGGCCGAAGCGGACCAGGGCCAGGGCGTCGGGGCTCACGATATGAACGGCCGGTTCGGCGCTCTGTCCAACAGGCCGGTTCTTGATCGGCACAAACCCTGCTTTCGGAGAAGCGGCATCAGCCACTTCCGGCGGCGCGATGCGCACGTAGTAGCCTTCAACACCCATGCGTTTTGCCAACTTGGTCCCCGTGACGTAGACCCAGCGTTCGATGTTCGCATTCCAGGTATCAGCGGTTTCACGGAGGTATGCGGCAACGCCGGGCTCATTATTCGTCCCGGCGAGGTCCGCGGCCACCAGGAGCGCCGCGATCTCTACGGCCAAGGTGAAGGGCGAATAACCGGCATCTTCCTCCCAGCGGTCCTGCTGCGTTACCGGGCCGTTCCGTACGAGAAAACCCGCCGCCTTTCGCACCATTGGCCAGAGTGCGGCCAGATCGCCCTCGCCCAGCGCCTTCTCCCGTCGTGCCAGGTCAACGAGAAGAATGGGGAAAGCTGTTTCGTCCATCTGGATGCCGTTCCAGTAAGGTGCACCGTCGAGCCACATATTCTGCGGCCAGTGGCCGTCCGCTTCCTGCGTGACCTGAAGATAGCGAAGCACACGGTTGACATCGGTCCTCGCCCCTGCGGCCAGGAGGCCCCCGGCCGATTCGACCAGGTCACGCGGCCACGCAAGGTGGTATCCTCCGAGATCGTCATCGCCCTTGGAAAAACCCCAGGGGATGGCAAGGCTTGCGATCAGGCCGCCGGGAAAACGCTTTGACTCGTGAGTCCGGAGGACCGCAGTGCTGACCCGGAACAGATTACGGTTGTCCGTCTTGCCTCCGTCTATGATCGGCAGCGTTCGCTGCCACGCCTGCCACTCGTTCGTGTAGAGGGTTTGCGCTGACTCGAACCCGTCGGAGAGGCTTGCCAGGGCGCGGTATCCTGCTTCACCGGAATCGCTGCCGAACCCCAGGGCAAGCAGGAACGCGCCTTTGTTCGCGGACAGGTCGACTTCTCCGCACAGTGCCACATTGCCGTTCTCAGCACGTGCATATTCCCAGGACATGAACTTATTGCGCATCAGGTCCTGCCAGCTGTCGGAAACGCCGACAAAGCCTGAGGAACGTTTGAGCCAGGCTGCCGAGCAGGCAAGCGCCAGGGCATTGCCGTCGCGCTCGGCAAAGAGCATGGGCACGCCCTTGTAGTCGCCCACCCATGCGGTATTGCCGGCGCCGTGGTTGCCGAGGTGCGGCGCCAGCAGTACGTAAAGATGGTAGTCTTCCTCTCTTCCCCGGAGAGCAGTGAAGCGTGTCTGCTGGAGCACAACGTCCCTTCGGGGATCAGTGATGATGTCCTTCTCGATCCGGTAGCGTCCTTCCCGCGAGGTGTTTACCAGATGGTAGGCCGGAACGCCGTCAACGGGATAAGCCACCGTGGATGAGGCATGTCGCTTTTCCTCGGAGAAAAAGTCCCGGCCGTCAGTGATGATGAGACCCAGATCGCGCGTACAAGCCTGGTCTACCCGGGGATAATAGATCTCGTTCAGGATGCCGTGACTCAGGGTGAACCAGACCCGGCTTGCAGGACTCAGGGACGTACCAACACCGCTCTTGGCGCTCGATGTCCAGCGTGCCGGGCTTCCCGGCCATCCCGGTGCGTAGTTGTTCCGTCCATCCATAGTTCACACTCCTTTTTATGGGTTCCATTCCAGTACTACCTTGATCTCGTCCGGTTCATGCTGCGTCAGGACCGACTGATAATCCGCAGAGGGACGACGATGGGTGATAAGTCCGGCTACATGATCGCCCCATCGCAGCCGGGCACGGGAGAGATCGTCAACGGCCATCTGAAAGTGATCGCGGGAAGCGTTCACACTGCCTATCATGACCTGATTCCCGAGCACAAGCCTCCTGATCAGTTCGGCGCCGTCAAGCTGGAGAGGGCGGTCTCCGCCGGGAATACCGGTGAGAACATAGACGCCGTTCTTCCCGAGTGCGTCAAGAAGGTTGAATTCGAGCGCAGCCACGCCCGTTGCCTCGAAGATCAGATCCATCTGCCCCAGTTCGCGCTCGACCTTATCGGGGGGGATGCGCCTCCCATCCACATACTTTCCCCCGATGTGATTGAGCCACTGCGGGCGGGCACTGGCCGCGTCCACGACATCGATCCCGAAAACTTCCGCTCCGCGCAGGCGCAGGGCAAGGGCGGCGAGAAGTCCGATCGGCCCGAGGCCAGCCACCAGGCAGCGCCGTCCATACAGCCAGTCGGGCGTGGCCGCAGCTTCCGGCAAGCGGGCGGACTGGAGGCGGATCGATTCGTCAATGGCCTTCTCAGCAACCGAGAGCGGCTCGGTAAGCACGCCCATTGGTTCAAGATCAACAGGAACGCGGACAATGTACTGTTCCCTGTCCACGACAAATTCAGTCTGATACCCGTCCATTCCCCAGATCCCCCGCTCGCGGTATCCTCCGGTGAGGCACATGTCGGAGCGGTTCATCTTGCAAGGCAGGCATTCTCCGCATCCGCGGCGAACCGTGAACACTGCAAAGTCTCCTGGTTTCACCCGTGTCACGGCCTTACCCGTCTCGACGACCTGGCCGAACATTTCGTGGCCGATCACAAGTTCCTTTTGACCTTGCGGGGCCAGGGCACGGCCGCCTGATGCCTCTTCACGGTCCGTACCGCAGATGCCGACGCGAAGAATACGTGCCTTCACGTCTTCGGGAGAAGTGACAGCCGGTTCAGGAACATCGATCAGCCTGATCGCAGGGGTGCCGGGAGTAAGAGCGACTGCTTTCACTGGTGAACCTCCTTACTTACCTGAATTACCATGCGTGTATTGAATCGTGTCATGATGAGCACAATGAAACCGGCGCCAACTCCGATTATTCCCATGATCGGAA
Encoded here:
- a CDS encoding glucan 1,4-alpha-glucosidase, translating into MDGRNNYAPGWPGSPARWTSSAKSGVGTSLSPASRVWFTLSHGILNEIYYPRVDQACTRDLGLIITDGRDFFSEEKRHASSTVAYPVDGVPAYHLVNTSREGRYRIEKDIITDPRRDVVLQQTRFTALRGREEDYHLYVLLAPHLGNHGAGNTAWVGDYKGVPMLFAERDGNALALACSAAWLKRSSGFVGVSDSWQDLMRNKFMSWEYARAENGNVALCGEVDLSANKGAFLLALGFGSDSGEAGYRALASLSDGFESAQTLYTNEWQAWQRTLPIIDGGKTDNRNLFRVSTAVLRTHESKRFPGGLIASLAIPWGFSKGDDDLGGYHLAWPRDLVESAGGLLAAGARTDVNRVLRYLQVTQEADGHWPQNMWLDGAPYWNGIQMDETAFPILLVDLARREKALGEGDLAALWPMVRKAAGFLVRNGPVTQQDRWEEDAGYSPFTLAVEIAALLVAADLAGTNNEPGVAAYLRETADTWNANIERWVYVTGTKLAKRMGVEGYYVRIAPPEVADAASPKAGFVPIKNRPVGQSAEPAVHIVSPDALALVRFGLRAADDPRIVNTVKVIDALLKVKTPNGPSWHRYNDDGYGEHADGSPFDGTGTGRAWPLLTGERAHYELAAGRRTEAEQLKLTMEAFANEGGMLPEQVWDAPDIPKKELFFGKPSGSAMPLVWAHSEYVKLRRSLHDGRVFDTPPQTVQRYQDEKRESLLSRWSYNHKIHAMKAGRTLRIEVLQPAMIHWSADSWQTTRDQRTRDTGLGVHVADLSTKDLPSGSMVFFTIYWPAATKWEGVDYSVTIAKD
- a CDS encoding glucose 1-dehydrogenase, with amino-acid sequence MKAVALTPGTPAIRLIDVPEPAVTSPEDVKARILRVGICGTDREEASGGRALAPQGQKELVIGHEMFGQVVETGKAVTRVKPGDFAVFTVRRGCGECLPCKMNRSDMCLTGGYRERGIWGMDGYQTEFVVDREQYIVRVPVDLEPMGVLTEPLSVAEKAIDESIRLQSARLPEAAATPDWLYGRRCLVAGLGPIGLLAALALRLRGAEVFGIDVVDAASARPQWLNHIGGKYVDGRRIPPDKVERELGQMDLIFEATGVAALEFNLLDALGKNGVYVLTGIPGGDRPLQLDGAELIRRLVLGNQVMIGSVNASRDHFQMAVDDLSRARLRWGDHVAGLITHRRPSADYQSVLTQHEPDEIKVVLEWNP